One window of Trichomycterus rosablanca isolate fTriRos1 chromosome 2, fTriRos1.hap1, whole genome shotgun sequence genomic DNA carries:
- the eif3i gene encoding eukaryotic translation initiation factor 3 subunit I, whose protein sequence is MKPILLQGHERSITQIKYNREGDLLFSVAKDQFVNVWYSVNGERLGTYNGHTGAVWCVDVDWDTKHVLTGSADNSCRLWDCETGKQLAVLETNSAVRTCGFDFSGNIIMFSTDKQMGYQCFLNYFDVRDPQQIEDNQSYLSVPCNESKITSAVWGPLGEYVIAGHENGEINQFSAKSGEIQKTVKEHTKQINDIQTSVDLTTVITASKDCSAKLFDSSTLDHIKTFKTERPVNSAAISPIMDHVVMGGGQEAMDVTTTSTRIGKFEARFFHAAYEEEFGRVKGHFGPINCVEFHPDGKSYSSGGEDGYVRIHYFDPHYFDFELEA, encoded by the exons ATG AAACCCATCCTTCTTCAGGGCCATGAAAGGTCCATCACCCAGATTAAATACAACAGAGAGGGGGACCTGCTGTTCTCAGTGGCCaaagaccag TTTGTCAACGTGTGGTACTCTGTGAATGGAGAGAGGCTCGGCACTTACAACGGCCACACTGGAGCTGTTTGGTGTGTTGATGTCGACT GGGACACGAAGCACGTGCTGACCGGATCTGCCGATAACAGCTGCAGACTCTGGGACTGTGAGACAG GTAAACAGCTAGCCGTGCTCGAGACCAACTCGGCAGTGAGGACGTGCGGCTTCGACTTCAGTGGAAACATCATCATGTTCTCGACCGACAAACAGATGGGCTACCAGTGTTTCCTGAACTACTTTGACGTGCGAGACCCCCAGCAGATAG AGGACAACCAGTCTTATCTGTCCGTGCCATGCAACGAGTCGAAAATCACCAGTGCAGTGTGGGGGCCGCTGGGAGAGTATGTGATCGCCGGTCATGAAAATGGAGAAATCAACCAGTTCAGTGCAAAG TCTGGAGAAATTCAGAAGACGGTGAAGGAGCACACCAAGCAGATCAACGACATCCAGACATCGGTCGACCTCACCACGGTCATCACCGCCTCCAAAGACTGCAGCGCTAAG CTGTTCGATTCCTCGACACTAGATCACATCAAAACCTTCAAAACCGAGCGACCGGTCAACTCTGCTGCCATCTCGCCCATCATGGACCAC GTGGTGATGGGAGGAGGTCAGGAAGCCATGGATGTCACGACCACTTCTACCAGGATTGGCAAATTTGAGGCCAG ATTCTTTCACGCTGCTTATGAAGAGGAATTCGGAAGAGTGAAGGGGCATTTCGGCCCGATTAACTGTGTGGAATTCCATCCCGACGGCAAGAG TTACAGCAGCGGAGGAGAGGACGGCTACGTCAGAATCCATTACTTTGATCCTCATTACTTTGATTTTGAGCTTGAGGCCTAA
- the txlna gene encoding alpha-taxilin isoform X2 — MKRQDTEDQVMDNSGGSSAEGTLASPASPEGTESPKEGAAQADSAPATKSKADEASEAGSQSTSRDMAEELSRQLEDILNTYCHEDAGEDPAVPNGQPDGAEVNGLVKREDSKSEDARLNGNGSTEKDQKKQQEKKKVKGLGKEITLLMQTLNTLSTPEEKLAGLCKKYAELLEEHRNSQKQMQALQKKQAQLIQEKDQLRNEHSKAILARSKLESLCRELQRHNRTLKEEGVQRARQEEEKRKEVTSHFQLTLNDIQAQMEQHNERNGNLRQENVELAEKLKKLIEQYELREEHIDKVFKHKDLQQQLVDAKLHQAQALLKDSEDRHQKEKEFLLKEAVEAQRMYELMKQQEVHLKQQLSLYTEKFEEFQNTLSKSNEVFTTFKQEMEKMTKKIKKLEKETTMYRSRWESSNKALLEMAEEKTLRDKELEGLQVKVQRLEKLCRALQIERNELSKKVQDLSSAVDGRSSEAETESQQDSAEGSPVHRNSPDSETLTAPQSQACHCSAPVEAESQGEACSAQD, encoded by the exons ATGAAAAGGCAAGACACTGAGGACCAAGTCATGGACAACAGTGGAGGCTCCAGTGCAGAGGGAACATTAGCAAGTCCCGCTTCTCCTGAGGGAACCGAGAGCCCAAAAGAAGGAGCCGCACAGGCCGACAGCGCTCCAGCTACTAAATCCAAGGCAGATGAGGCTT CAGAAGCTGGATCTCAGTCTACATCTCGTGACATGGCCGAGGAGCTAAGCAGACAGCTGGAGGACATCCTCAACACGTACTGTCATGAGGATGCCGGTGAAGACCCGGCTGTGCCGAACGGCCAGCCAGATGGTGCTGAGGTCAACGGGCTGGTGAAGAGGGAGGACAGCAAGTCTGAAGATGCCAGATTAAACGGCAACGGTAGCACAGAGAAAGACCAGAAGAAGCAGCAGGAGAAGAAGAAAGTTAAAGGGCTTG GGAAGGAAATAACACTTCTCATGCAGACTCTGAATACGCTGAGCACCCCAGAGGAAAAACTAGCTGGCCTGTGCAAGAAGTACGCCGAGCTG CTTGAGGAGCACCGTAACTCTCAGAAGCAGATGCAAGCCCTGCAGAAGAAGCAGGCCCAGCTGATTCAGGAGAAGGACCAGCTGAGAAACGAGCACAGCAAAGCCATCCTGGCACGCAGCAAGCTGGAGAGCCTGTGCCGTGAGCTGCAGAGACACAACCGCACGCTCAAG GAGGAGGGGGTGCAGCGTGCTCGGCAGGAGGAGGAAAAGAGGAAGGAGGTGACGTCCCACTTTCAGCTGACGCTGAACGACATCCAGGCGCAGATGGAGCAGCACAACGAGCGCAACGGCAATTTACGGCAGGAGAACGTGGAACTGGCCGAGAAGCTCAAGAAGCTCATCGAGCAGTACGAGCTACGGGAGGAG CACATAGACAAAGTGTTTAAGCACAAAGACCTGCAGCAGCAGCTGGTGGATGCAAAGCTTCATCAGGCTCAGGCTCTGCTGAAGGACTCCGAGGATCGACACCAGAAAGAGAAAGAGTTT CTACTGAAAGAGGCGGTGGAAGCACAGAGGATGTATGAACTCATGAAGCAGCAGGAAGTTCATCTAAAACAACAG TTGTCTTTATACACAGAGAAGTTTGAAGAGTTTCAGAACACGCTGTCCAAAAGCAACGAGGTGTTCACGACCTTTAAACAGGAGATGGAGAAG ATGACAAAGAAGATTAAGAAGCTGGAGAAGGAGACGACTATGTACAGATCCCGATGGGAGAGCAGTAACAAAGCCCTGCTGGAGATGGCAGAAGAG AAAACTCTTCGTGATAAGGAGCTGGAGGGCTTGCAGGTGAAGGTTCAGAGGCTGGAGAAGCTGTGTCGCGCCCTGCAGATCGAACGCAACGAGCTGAGCAAGAAGGTTCAGGACCTCAGCAGCGCGGTGGACGGACGGAGCTCAGAAGCCGAGACCGAGTCCCAACAAGACTCAGCGGAGGGTAGCCCCGTCCACCGGAACAGCCCCGATTCAGAGACTCTGACCGCTCCTCAATCTCAGGCGTGTCACTGCAGCGCGCCGGTGGAGGCCGAGTCTCAGGGGGAGGCGTGTTCAGCCCAGGACTGA
- the txlna gene encoding alpha-taxilin isoform X1, producing MKRQDTEDQVMDNSGGSSAEGTLASPASPEGTESPKEGAAQADSAPATKSKADEASAEAGSQSTSRDMAEELSRQLEDILNTYCHEDAGEDPAVPNGQPDGAEVNGLVKREDSKSEDARLNGNGSTEKDQKKQQEKKKVKGLGKEITLLMQTLNTLSTPEEKLAGLCKKYAELLEEHRNSQKQMQALQKKQAQLIQEKDQLRNEHSKAILARSKLESLCRELQRHNRTLKEEGVQRARQEEEKRKEVTSHFQLTLNDIQAQMEQHNERNGNLRQENVELAEKLKKLIEQYELREEHIDKVFKHKDLQQQLVDAKLHQAQALLKDSEDRHQKEKEFLLKEAVEAQRMYELMKQQEVHLKQQLSLYTEKFEEFQNTLSKSNEVFTTFKQEMEKMTKKIKKLEKETTMYRSRWESSNKALLEMAEEKTLRDKELEGLQVKVQRLEKLCRALQIERNELSKKVQDLSSAVDGRSSEAETESQQDSAEGSPVHRNSPDSETLTAPQSQACHCSAPVEAESQGEACSAQD from the exons ATGAAAAGGCAAGACACTGAGGACCAAGTCATGGACAACAGTGGAGGCTCCAGTGCAGAGGGAACATTAGCAAGTCCCGCTTCTCCTGAGGGAACCGAGAGCCCAAAAGAAGGAGCCGCACAGGCCGACAGCGCTCCAGCTACTAAATCCAAGGCAGATGAGGCTT CAGCAGAAGCTGGATCTCAGTCTACATCTCGTGACATGGCCGAGGAGCTAAGCAGACAGCTGGAGGACATCCTCAACACGTACTGTCATGAGGATGCCGGTGAAGACCCGGCTGTGCCGAACGGCCAGCCAGATGGTGCTGAGGTCAACGGGCTGGTGAAGAGGGAGGACAGCAAGTCTGAAGATGCCAGATTAAACGGCAACGGTAGCACAGAGAAAGACCAGAAGAAGCAGCAGGAGAAGAAGAAAGTTAAAGGGCTTG GGAAGGAAATAACACTTCTCATGCAGACTCTGAATACGCTGAGCACCCCAGAGGAAAAACTAGCTGGCCTGTGCAAGAAGTACGCCGAGCTG CTTGAGGAGCACCGTAACTCTCAGAAGCAGATGCAAGCCCTGCAGAAGAAGCAGGCCCAGCTGATTCAGGAGAAGGACCAGCTGAGAAACGAGCACAGCAAAGCCATCCTGGCACGCAGCAAGCTGGAGAGCCTGTGCCGTGAGCTGCAGAGACACAACCGCACGCTCAAG GAGGAGGGGGTGCAGCGTGCTCGGCAGGAGGAGGAAAAGAGGAAGGAGGTGACGTCCCACTTTCAGCTGACGCTGAACGACATCCAGGCGCAGATGGAGCAGCACAACGAGCGCAACGGCAATTTACGGCAGGAGAACGTGGAACTGGCCGAGAAGCTCAAGAAGCTCATCGAGCAGTACGAGCTACGGGAGGAG CACATAGACAAAGTGTTTAAGCACAAAGACCTGCAGCAGCAGCTGGTGGATGCAAAGCTTCATCAGGCTCAGGCTCTGCTGAAGGACTCCGAGGATCGACACCAGAAAGAGAAAGAGTTT CTACTGAAAGAGGCGGTGGAAGCACAGAGGATGTATGAACTCATGAAGCAGCAGGAAGTTCATCTAAAACAACAG TTGTCTTTATACACAGAGAAGTTTGAAGAGTTTCAGAACACGCTGTCCAAAAGCAACGAGGTGTTCACGACCTTTAAACAGGAGATGGAGAAG ATGACAAAGAAGATTAAGAAGCTGGAGAAGGAGACGACTATGTACAGATCCCGATGGGAGAGCAGTAACAAAGCCCTGCTGGAGATGGCAGAAGAG AAAACTCTTCGTGATAAGGAGCTGGAGGGCTTGCAGGTGAAGGTTCAGAGGCTGGAGAAGCTGTGTCGCGCCCTGCAGATCGAACGCAACGAGCTGAGCAAGAAGGTTCAGGACCTCAGCAGCGCGGTGGACGGACGGAGCTCAGAAGCCGAGACCGAGTCCCAACAAGACTCAGCGGAGGGTAGCCCCGTCCACCGGAACAGCCCCGATTCAGAGACTCTGACCGCTCCTCAATCTCAGGCGTGTCACTGCAGCGCGCCGGTGGAGGCCGAGTCTCAGGGGGAGGCGTGTTCAGCCCAGGACTGA
- the hdac1 gene encoding histone deacetylase 1, which produces MALTSQGTKKKVCYYYDGDVGNYYYGQGHPMKPHRIRMTHNLLLNYGLYRKMEIYRPHKASGEEMTKYHSDDYIKFLRSIRPDNMSEYSKQMQRFNVGEDCPVFDGLFEFCQLSTGGSVAGAVKLNKQQTDIAINWAGGLHHAKKSEASGFCYVNDIVLAILELLKYHQRVLYIDIDIHHGDGVEEAFYTTDRVMTVSFHKYGEYFPGTGDLRDIGAGKGKYYAVNYPLRDGIDDESYEAIFKPIMAKVMEMYQPSAVVLQCGADSLSGDRLGCFNLTIKGHAKCVEYMKSFNLPLLMLGGGGYTIRNVARCWTYETAVALDSTIPNELPYNDYFEYFGPDFKLHISPSNMTNQNTNDYLEKIKQRLFENLRMLPHAPGVQMQAIPEDAVQEDSGDEEDESDKRIPIRAHDKRIACDEEFSDSEDEGQGGRRNTANYKKTKRVKTEEEKDGEEKKDVKEEEKTPEEKMDTKGPKEEMKST; this is translated from the exons ATGGCGCTGACTTCGCAAGGAACAAAGAAGAAAGTTTGCTATTATTATGATG GTGATGTTGGGAATTATTACTACGGACAGGGCCATCCCATGAAGCCCCACCGCATCCGCATGACCCACAATCTTCTCCTGAACTATGGCCTCTATAGGAAGATGGAGATCTAT AGACCTCACAAAGCCAGCGGTGAAGAGATGACCAAATATCACAGTGACGACTACATCAAGTTCCTTCGTTCGATCCGCCCGGACAACATGTCTGAGTATAGCAAGCAGATGCAGAGAT TTAACGTCGGAGAAGACTGTCCTGTGTTCGATGGCCTATTTGAATTCTGTCAGCTTTCAACCGGCGGCTCAGTCG CTGGTGCTGTGAAACTCAACAAGCAGCAGACGGACATTGCCATCAACTGGGCGGGTGGCCTTCACCACGCCAAGAAGTCAGAGGCGTCTGGTTTCTGCTACGTCAACGACATCGTTCTGGCCATCCTGGAACTGCTCAA GTACCATCAGAGAGTGCTGTATATTGATATCGACATTCACCATGGCGATGGTGTTGAGGAGGCCTTCTATACCACAGACCGTGTCATGACTGTGTCTTTCCATAAGTATGGCGAGTACTTTCCTGGCACAGGTGACCTCAGA GATATCGGTGCAGGGAAGGGTAAATACTACGCCGTAAACTACCCGCTCAGGGATGGAATCGATGACGAGTCTTACGAAGCCATATTTAAACCC ATTATGGCCAAAGTGATGGAGATGTACCAGCCCAGCGCGGTGGTGCTTCAGTGTGGTGCCGACTCTCTCTCCGGGGACAGACTGGGCTGCTTCAACCTCACCATCAAAG GTCATGCTAAGTGTGTGGAGTACATGAAGAGCTTCAATCTGCCCTTGTTAATGCTGGGTGGGGGAGGCTACACCATCAGGAACGTGGCTCGCTGCTGGACCTATGAGACCGCAGTCGCCCTAGACAGCACTATACCCAATG AGCTTCCATACAACGATTACTTCGAGTATTTCGGACCCGACTTCAAGCTCCACATCAGCCCTTCCAACATGACCAACCAGAACACGAACGACTACCTAGAAAAGATCAA GCAGCGTCTGTTTGAGAACCTGCGCATGCTGCCGCATGCTCCTGGAGTGCAGATGCAGGCAATTCCAGAGGATGCCGTGCAGGAGGACAGTGGGGACGAGGAGGACGAGTCGGACAAGCGCATCCCTA TCCGTGCCCACGATAAGCGGATAGCCTGCGACGAGGAGTTCTCGGACTCTGAAGATGAAGGACAGGGAGGCCGCAGAAACACAGCCAACTACAAGAAGACCAAGCGGGTGAAGACCGAGGAGGAAAAGGATGGAGAGGAAAAGAAAG ATGTGAAGGAGGAGGAGAAAACTCCAGAGGAGAAAATGGACACAAAAGG gcCAAAAGAAGAAATGAAATCAACCTGA